The following are encoded in a window of Hippoglossus hippoglossus isolate fHipHip1 chromosome 23, fHipHip1.pri, whole genome shotgun sequence genomic DNA:
- the tcp11l2 gene encoding T-complex protein 11-like protein 2, whose protein sequence is MPLNDERPTSTSSGEDQGSDVESSSERCDSMTSTGYPDCSRESFTIDGSSKHSTPSSSPPKTLTMDEVMDSASDLFKLSLAHEITVNRNFHLEPVSLPQDSLWKMVSDNVHKAFWDILEAELNDDPPEYGHAIKLLEEIREILLSFLNPGANRMRTQILEVLDIDLIRKQADNNAVDIQGLASYIMTTMGKMCAPVRDEEIKNLRESSDNVVTLFRQIFRVLDLMKADMVNFRIDNLRPVLQRQSVEYERATFQSILEKTPNALDHTTSWIKSVLEELQSATEQSRGKERAVPGPFQILNAALLHILMWDYSKSPLPETWITDEVRLQEIQWKLQQCQAVNEVLLIVHSTIGGPIQSLPSLSDRLKRMTSVLLEGMHRPGFNLKEALESVSAQICCELNKSLTERNYPALTPALQATLAGQICSITQKDNPIRTLVEDRVQQYFMMLICNPKPQAKLEQVPAGLTSIKPELALMGAKFITLINYNKSVYGPFYADIIRKVMFSGSPPAANSPQSTAQDAVASD, encoded by the exons ATGCCTCTAAATGATGAGCGACCCACCTCCACATCCAGCGGTGAGGACCAAGGCAGTGATGTGGAGTCATCGTCAGAACGCTGCGACAGCATGACGTCTACCGGCTACCCGGACTGCTCCCGTGAAAGCTTCACCATCGACGGCTCCAGCAAGCATAGCACGCCATCCT CGAGTCCACCCAAAACCTTAACCATGGATGAAGTCATGGATTCTGCCAGTGACCTCTTCAAACTCAGCCTCGCCCATGAGATCACTGTGAACCGCAACTTCCATCTAGAGCCAGTCAGCCTACCTCAGGACAG tttatgGAAAATGGTTTCAGACAATGTCCACAAAGCTTTCTGGGACATCCTGGAGGCAGAGCTGAACGATGACCCGCCTGAGTATGGCCACGCTATCAAACTGTTGGAGGAGATCCGAGAG ATCTTACTGTCATTCCTCAACCCGGGTGCCAATCGAATGAGGACTCAGATCCTGGAGGTGCTGGACATAGACCTGATTCGTAAGCAGGCTGACAACAATGCTGTGGACATCCAGGGACTTGCCTCTTACATTATGACCACCATGGGCAAGATGTGTGCACCGGTCAGGGATGAGGAGATTAAGAATCTGCGGGAAAGCTCAGATAACGTCGTGACACTGTTCAG GCAAATTTTCCGTGTACTGGACTTGATGAAGGCGGATATGGTCAACTTTAGAATTGATAATCTGCGACCggtgctgcagagacagagcgTTGAATATGAGAGGGCAACGTTCCAGAGCATCCTGGAAAAAACACCCA ATGCTCTGGACCACACCACCTCCTGGATTAAGTCCGtactggaggagctgcagtctGCCACAGAGCAGAGTCGGGGGAAAGAGCGAGCTGTGCCGGGGCCTTTCCAGATCCTCAATGCTGCCCTCCTCCATATCCTCATGTGGGACTACAGTAAGAGTCCACTGCCTGAG ACGTGGATTACAGATGAGGTACGTTTGCAAGAGATTCAATGGAAGCTCCAGCAGTGTCAGGCGGTGAACGAGGTGCTGCTCATTGTGCACAGCACAATCGGTGGACCGATCCAGAGTTTACCCTCCCTGTCCGACCGCCTGAAGAGGATGACCAGTGTGTTGCTGGAAGGCATGCACAGGCC GGGCTTTAACCTAAAAGAGGCACTAGAGAGCGTCAGTGCTCAGATCTGCTGTGAGCTCAACAAGTCTCTTACAGAGAGGAACTACCCTGCACTGACCCCGGCGTTGCAGGCCACTCTCGCAGGCCAGATCTGCAGCATCACTCAGAAGGACAATCCCATCCGAACTCTAGTTG AGGATCGTGTGCAGCAGTACTTCATGATGCTCATCTGCAATCCTAAACCACAAGCCAAACTTGAACAGGTACCAGCTGGCTTGACTTCCATAAAGCCAGAACTCGCATTGATGGGAGCAAAGTTCATCACCCTGATCAACTATAACAAGAGCGTCTATGGACCTTTCTACGCGGATATCATCAGGAAGGTGATGTTCAGCGGGAGCCCACCAGCAGCAAACTCTCCTCAGAGCACGGCTCAGGACGCCGTCGCCTccgattaa